Genomic segment of Populus trichocarpa isolate Nisqually-1 chromosome 12, P.trichocarpa_v4.1, whole genome shotgun sequence:
TTGTTCTCTCGGCCTGGCATTTAATGCTCTTGATTATTGCTTTGGAAGAAgcaatatttatggtttttgggCTTTTCTTGAAAGCCTCGAATCAAGTTCGTCTGCTGTCGTCTGTTTTTCTTGGAGAGTTTCCTTAAGTCAACTTAGAGGCTGGCCCTTGCCCATGTGTTGATTTGAATGTTTTGTTGTCTTTCTGAAGGAAACTATATGCTCTTGCATCTACTTGTATTGATTGATGGAGACTTGTTAGTTGACTGAGGAAGTTGGATTCTTCGGGTGCTTTTTGAAGCTGTGGtcgaaagaagaagaggagcaAGAAAAAGGAGGCGGCTTATAAGGTAATATAATTCATgacgttttgtttttattcaattttttattttttgtagttttatcAGATTTTCTTGATGTGTGTTTAGCTTCTATAAATCATTCTATTGGATTCAAGATGATGAGTTTGGTTTGTTGATTGTATTAGTGAGAAGATTGTGATGAATATGAACATGGAAGAAATGAAAGAGATTGAGAGAGTTGGGGGAGAGGGCATGGAAGAAGTTAGAGATGAGCCAGAGGATATCAAGAGGATTGCTCCATGGACTAAACAGATCACAGTTAGGGGAATTGTTGCTAGCATAGCAATTGGAATCATATACAGTGTTATAGTCATGAAGCTGAATCTCACCACTGGTCTAGTCCCAAATCTCAATGTCTCTGCTGCTCTTCTTGCATTTGTGTTCCTCAGAACATGGACTAAGCTCCTCTCAAAGGCTGGAATTGTAACCAGTCCCTTTACCCGACAAGAGAATACCATAGTTCAAACTTGTGCTGTTGCTTGTTATAGCATTGCTGTTGGAGGATTGAGACTTTAAACTCATGTGttgtttaaattttgaacaatttttgCTAATCTTTTTCATATGTGTGCcaaattatgatttgtttattgAATTGCAGGTGGTTTTGGATCTTATCTACTGGTTTTGAATAGGAAGACATATGAGCAAGCTGGGGTTGATACAGAGGGGAATACTCCTGGGAGCACTGGGGAACCTGGGAATGGTTGGATGACTGGTTTCCTTTTTGTAAGCAGCTTTGTTGGGCTACTTGCTCTAGTTCCTCTGCGAAAGGTAatatgttttc
This window contains:
- the LOC127904095 gene encoding metal-nicotianamine transporter YSL3-like, which produces MNMNMEEMKEIERVGGEGMEEVRDEPEDIKRIAPWTKQITVRGIVASIAIGIIYSVIVMKLNLTTGLVPNLNVSAALLAFVFLRTWSGFGSYLLVLNRKTYEQAGVDTEGNTPGSTGEPGNGWMTGFLFVSSFVGLLALVPLRKYKQDIKWI